The window GAGCCATTCCAAGCTGGGGAGCCGCATAGACCCGGCAGTGGTCAATTTATTCTTCAACCGGTGCGATTGGATCAAATACATCAATCCGGCCACAAAACCCATGGCAACGGCCACCAAGCCCAGCAGCAGGAACACGCCATGAATGCTGCCCCAAATTTGTCCTGCGCGTGATTGTGGAAACGGCTCGCGACTGGCGAATTTGGCCAGGCCGATCAAGCCCAAAACCAGCGGCAGCACAAACAAACCGAGCGCGGAGTTTCGGTAATGGCAACTCCAATAAAAATACACGACTGCCAAGCCCCACGCGCCCAGTACATACCAATCGAAGGCGCTCGATAGCGGCGTGCTGTCGGCGGCGATGGCGCGGTTCACCAAGTACAGCGTGTGCGCGAGCAACCCCGCCGCAGTGACCCCCAGAATGAACACGGGGCGCAGATTTCGCCACAAAACTGCGCGAGCAATCTCCAAGAGCAGCGCCAAACTGTAACTGGCCGCAAAGCAGAATACGAAAATTCGGGACAAAAACAGCATGAAGATTGACACTGCAGAATCTAGATTGGCCGCGGAGATTATTCTATCATCGGTTGCTGAGCACGCTTCGGCAAGGCAAGCACCGGGCCAATTCGCCGCGAAAACCGCCTACCCCACGCCGCTGTTCATGGTTAGATCGAAAGAGCCCATCAATCCATTCTATTTGCTGTGCGCGGTTATAGGCGTGGCCTTCACGGTAACTGCTTGCGCTTACGGGGTATTCATGCTGCGGGCAATTCAGGGCGTAAAATTAGCCGACGGTGCGGAATCTGCGCATCCGCTGATGAACTTGTTGGATCATCACGGCATGATAATATTGGGAGTAGAAGTGGCGCTGTTGGCCGCTGCTTCGTTGGCGGCCATTTTGCTGGACCATTATCGCGGCAAGCGAACCAAAGCTTCGAGGAAATTATGAAAGTAAATGCTTCGCGGGCTGTGCCTTCCAAGTCGGTAGAAATGCCCGGGGCACATGCTTGCTCGGTGCGCTGGCTGCTGAGCGAATCGGACGGCACGCCTACCTTTGCCATGCGCGAATTTGAAGTGGCGCCCGGCGGATACACCCCTCGGCATAGCCACGATTACGAACACGAAGTGTTTGTGCTTTCCGGCAGCGGCGTGGTACTCGAGGGAGACAAGCAGCATCAGCTTAGCGCCGGGGACGTGGTGTTTGTGCAGCCCAACGAAGTGCACCAGTTCCGCAATACGGGAACCCAAGCGATGCGCTTTCTATGTCTGATTCCCAATTCCGCCACGGGCAAAACGGTGACGGTCGCTCCCGAATGCGGCACGCAATGAAATAGCCGGACGACCACGTCGTCCGATCCGGATGCTGTGAGCATCCGGCTATTGTCCGAGAGAGCCGCCTGAACTTTTGCCGGGACTCAACTTTCGCCGCGCCTATATCAGCCGGCGGTGGCTTTCAATTCCGCCAGATGCTGGGCGGTGCCAACCAGCCGATCCCAATTGGCCGAAATGTACTGCGGCGGCCCGCCAATTTGAGCCACGACCTGCGCTACTTGCTCTGTGGGAACCATTTCGATGGCGTCCCAGGGGCAAACCTTCAAATCGTAGGGATTCGATTTTTTGCCCGGAATGTGCACGCACACTTCGCAGCCGACGCAGCGTTCTAAATCGATTTCACAAAAACTTTGCAAATTCTGAAATTGGTCGTATTGCTGCATCTTTATGATGCAATCGACCGGGCAGACCTCCAGGCAGGCCTCGCAGCCGGTGCAATTGTCGGCGTTGATTACCGCCAATTCCTTGGGCAGT of the Pirellulales bacterium genome contains:
- a CDS encoding 4Fe-4S binding protein is translated as MAKQGPRKKLPKELAVINADNCTGCEACLEVCPVDCIIKMQQYDQFQNLQSFCEIDLERCVGCEVCVHIPGKKSNPYDLKVCPWDAIEMVPTEQVAQVVAQIGGPPQYISANWDRLVGTAQHLAELKATAG
- the ccsA gene encoding cytochrome c biogenesis protein CcsA produces the protein MLFLSRIFVFCFAASYSLALLLEIARAVLWRNLRPVFILGVTAAGLLAHTLYLVNRAIAADSTPLSSAFDWYVLGAWGLAVVYFYWSCHYRNSALGLFVLPLVLGLIGLAKFASREPFPQSRAGQIWGSIHGVFLLLGLVAVAMGFVAGLMYLIQSHRLKNKLTTAGSMRLPSLEWLERVNSRAILISVLMVGAGFASGIVLNMVSHRSKIDEVPWTDPVIWSTSLMFAWLLAAAIFSMLYRPARSGRKVAYLTVASFAFLAVALGLRLLLPSEHTAMIEKQKTESRNLKVEWVACEAQPPNPTALRSVFCLLPSALSLEILR
- a CDS encoding cupin domain-containing protein gives rise to the protein MKVNASRAVPSKSVEMPGAHACSVRWLLSESDGTPTFAMREFEVAPGGYTPRHSHDYEHEVFVLSGSGVVLEGDKQHQLSAGDVVFVQPNEVHQFRNTGTQAMRFLCLIPNSATGKTVTVAPECGTQ